The genomic stretch CGGTGATGATCAATCCACGCTTAATCGATCATTCCGACGCAATCGTGAAGGATTGGGAAGGTTGTCTGAGTGTGCCGGGAATTCGGGGGTTAGTTCCACGCTACAAGGAAATTGAAGTGGAGTACACCGGATTGGATGATCGGATTCATCGCACGGTGCTGACTGATTTTGTCGCTCGGATCTTCCAACACGAATTCGACCATCTGAACGGCATAGTGTTTCTCGATCACGTCGAAGATGTGCAAGACATGATGGCCGAACAGGAATACTTGAAGCAAGTTGTTCGCGTTTAGCCTCGTAAGGCTGGATACGTTTGCGCGGCTAGCGAGCGAAAATACCCTGTCCTTTCAGAAGATCGAGAAACACAAAAACTGTTGGCGGATGGAGCGCGCTAGCTAAGACGGCTGCTCCAATTTGTCGTTCTAGCGGGATGGGGAGCGATCGCACCTCTACGGTGTCTGGAATGGGCAAAGCAGCAAGGCGCGGAAGGATAGCGGCTCCTAAACCCTGGGCAACCATGCTAACGATTGTGGAATCTTCTTTGATCTCGTAGGCAACTTTTAGGGTTTGTCCCCATTTGGCCCAGTGGTTGCGCACCGCTGAGGTACATTCGGCGTAGTTGTAGAGAATGAAGGAGTGTCGAGAAAGCTCCTCCCAGGTCAGTGTGTCCGGGATTGGTGTTTCGGCTTTGGGAATCAGCACAACGTACTCATCTTTGGCAATTTCCCACGTGTCAAACTCCTCGGCACGGGGCAGGGGCACTAGACCAATATCGACTAGTCCTTCC from Synechococcales cyanobacterium T60_A2020_003 encodes the following:
- the def gene encoding peptide deformylase, whose product is MKPLEIVQLGNPVLRQIAQPVSNIQDEWVKPLAQKMLATLVESRGVGIAAPQVGQPYRILVVASHPNARYPHAPQMEPTVMINPRLIDHSDAIVKDWEGCLSVPGIRGLVPRYKEIEVEYTGLDDRIHRTVLTDFVARIFQHEFDHLNGIVFLDHVEDVQDMMAEQEYLKQVVRV
- a CDS encoding LysR family transcriptional regulator, with the protein product MNISHLQVLLAIADHGSFSTAALKLDTSQSAVSRAIATLEDELGVPLLIRGRFGARLTPVGERVADYARQILHLRDCIDTEINLLKGLQGGRLRIASFRSAATHLLPPMIARFRQRFPDVDVSLAELEPVGVEQALREGLVDIGLVPLPRAEEFDTWEIAKDEYVVLIPKAETPIPDTLTWEELSRHSFILYNYAECTSAVRNHWAKWGQTLKVAYEIKEDSTIVSMVAQGLGAAILPRLAALPIPDTVEVRSLPIPLERQIGAAVLASALHPPTVFVFLDLLKGQGIFAR